A genomic stretch from Empedobacter stercoris includes:
- a CDS encoding NUDIX hydrolase — MNHIYLVNALVTDAEGRMLAVRKKNSKFFQMVGGKREKGEELLATLRREFLEEINIDILLHDVSFLGQHTSVAVNEKNTEVHANVFHVKLKSLKTLKIASEIEEMAWITKENYTDYQLAHLLEEFSLPIWLEMEC, encoded by the coding sequence ATGAATCATATATATTTGGTCAATGCATTGGTAACAGATGCAGAAGGTAGAATGCTTGCTGTTCGAAAAAAGAATTCGAAATTTTTTCAGATGGTTGGAGGTAAACGCGAAAAAGGTGAAGAATTATTAGCAACACTTCGGCGCGAATTTTTAGAGGAAATTAATATCGATATTTTACTGCACGATGTTTCGTTTTTAGGACAACACACTTCTGTTGCCGTTAACGAGAAAAACACAGAAGTACATGCAAATGTTTTTCATGTGAAATTGAAGTCGTTAAAAACGCTTAAAATTGCTTCTGAGATAGAAGAAATGGCTTGGATAACGAAAGAAAACTACACAGATTATCAATTGGCTCATTTGTTAGAAGAATTTAGTTTGCCTATATGGTTGGAAATGGAATGCTAA
- the trxA gene encoding thioredoxin: MALEVTDASFASDIIESGKPAMVDFWAVWCGPCRMVGPVVEELATEYQGKAVIGKVDVDTNQEVAAKYGIRNIPTILFFKDGEVVDKVVGVVPKEQLVEKLNAIL; the protein is encoded by the coding sequence ATGGCATTAGAAGTAACAGACGCATCATTTGCATCGGATATTATAGAGTCAGGAAAACCTGCAATGGTTGATTTTTGGGCTGTTTGGTGTGGTCCTTGTAGAATGGTTGGTCCAGTTGTGGAAGAGCTAGCTACAGAATATCAAGGAAAAGCAGTGATTGGTAAAGTTGATGTAGACACAAACCAAGAAGTTGCTGCAAAATACGGAATCCGTAACATTCCTACAATTTTATTCTTCAAAGACGGAGAAGTTGTAGATAAAGTTGTTGGAGTTGTTCCAAAAGAACAATTAGTAGAAAAATTAAATGCGATTTTATAA
- the dnaE gene encoding DNA polymerase III subunit alpha — MYLIYDTETTGLPKDWNAPISDSDNWPRCIQIAWQLHDEMGQIIEHQDYLVRPDGFDIPYDSERIHGISTDLATEKGVPLKEVLDKFNEVLGKAKFIVGQNLGFDINIMGAEFYRLNYENNLADKPVLDTCTEVTAELLKLPGGRGGRYKLPTLTELHEYLFGVPFGEAHNATADVEATTRCFFELIRKGIFTKNELEVEDEYFVRFNEINQTNIQPIGLNHVNLKKASQEIAKAKAKEEGGDEAVEISEEVLAQFEKAKFAHLHNHTQFSILQSTISVKDLVAAASKNKMPAVAMTDHGNMMGAFHFNAEVQNHNKAAKEKNEELIAEGKEPTEVLITPIIGSEFFVCENHLDKSKKDNGYQIVVFAKNKNGYHHLAKMASKAYTDGFYYVPRIDKAIIEEYKEDLIVLSGNLQGEVPNKILNLGEKQAEEALLWWKEQFGDDFYIELMRHGQEDEDRVNQTLLAFARKHNVKVVATNNTYYINQDDSNAHDILLCVRDAEKQSTPIGRGRGFRFGLPNQEYYFKSEVEMKQLFQDIPEAIINIQEIVDKIEEYTLYRDVLLPKFDIPEEFHHAEDDEDGGKRGENAYLKHLTYEGAKIRYPELTDEIKERLDFELATIEKTGYPGYFLIVQDFIAAARKMGVSVGPGRGSAAGSAVAYCLWITNLDPIKYDLLFERFLNPDRVSMPDIDIDFDDEGRSLVMDYVIDKYGANQVAQIITYGTMAAKSSIKDTARVLDLPLFDANRVAGLIPNMKLAKIFNLDDNALKESLKPEEFDAVSELKRLSNGTDLAAETIQQAKILEGSVRNTGIHACGVIITPDDITNFVPVTTAKDSDLYVTQFDNSVAESAGLLKMDFLGLKTLTLIKDTIKLVKARTGIEIDPDEIPIDDEKTYELFQRGETVGVFQYESPGMQKYMKDLRPTVFADLIAMNALYRPGPIEYIPSFVRRKNGEEPITYDLDAMEEYLSETYGITVYQEQVMLLSQKLAGFSKGDADVLRKAMGKKQKAVLDKMKPKFVEQASEKGHDPKILEKVWTDWEAFASYAFNKSHSTCYAWVAYQTAYLKAHYPAEYMAAVLSNNMNDIKQVTFFMEECKRMGLAVLGPDINESITKFNVNENYEIRFGMGAVKGVGQAAVNSIISEREANGPFKDIYDFVKRVELRTVNKKTIENLVLAGGFDSFEFHRGRYFYIENTTTNLEKLIKYGANFQEQKNSAQTSLFGDFGGDSVIEDVVPMLPDCEKWNMLQRLSKEKEVVGIYISSHPLDDFKHELKMASNCSISDINANEDNFVNKEVSICGMMSNIQHRIAKNGNEFGIFTFSDYTDSMDIMVFGGDYLKYRHFMQENMFLNLKLNISKKEFKDKEGNVTQGRVYKNITNILLLNEIVEKQAEKMTVKIEVPAFSEETFTKLSDIMYKYQGDKLLKIQLIDPKDYLNNLDLPAGKIKINICRDLLKELDELQEITFKLN, encoded by the coding sequence ATGTACTTAATATACGATACAGAGACAACTGGTCTTCCGAAAGATTGGAATGCACCGATTTCTGATTCCGACAACTGGCCGCGATGTATACAAATCGCTTGGCAATTGCACGATGAAATGGGGCAAATTATTGAACATCAAGATTATTTGGTTCGTCCAGATGGTTTTGATATTCCGTACGATTCTGAGCGTATTCACGGAATTTCAACTGATTTAGCTACCGAAAAAGGAGTTCCATTAAAAGAAGTTTTAGATAAATTCAATGAAGTTTTAGGTAAAGCTAAATTTATTGTTGGACAAAATTTAGGTTTCGATATCAACATTATGGGAGCCGAATTTTATCGTCTGAATTATGAAAATAATTTAGCAGATAAACCTGTTTTGGATACATGTACAGAAGTTACCGCAGAGTTGTTAAAACTTCCTGGTGGTCGTGGTGGTCGTTACAAATTACCAACGTTAACAGAATTGCATGAATATCTTTTTGGTGTTCCATTTGGTGAAGCACACAACGCAACTGCGGATGTGGAAGCAACGACACGTTGTTTTTTTGAGTTGATTCGTAAAGGTATTTTTACAAAAAATGAATTAGAAGTTGAAGATGAATATTTTGTTCGATTTAATGAAATCAATCAAACAAATATTCAACCAATTGGATTAAATCATGTCAATTTAAAGAAAGCTTCACAAGAAATTGCAAAAGCAAAAGCGAAAGAAGAAGGAGGTGATGAGGCAGTTGAAATTTCAGAAGAAGTTTTAGCGCAGTTTGAGAAAGCAAAATTTGCACATTTACATAATCATACACAATTCTCAATTTTACAATCAACGATTTCTGTTAAAGATTTAGTAGCTGCAGCTTCAAAAAATAAAATGCCTGCGGTTGCAATGACCGATCATGGAAATATGATGGGAGCATTTCATTTTAATGCAGAAGTACAAAATCATAACAAAGCAGCAAAAGAAAAGAATGAAGAATTAATTGCAGAAGGAAAAGAACCAACTGAAGTGTTAATAACACCTATTATTGGTTCGGAATTTTTTGTTTGTGAGAATCATTTAGATAAATCAAAAAAAGATAATGGTTATCAAATCGTTGTTTTTGCAAAGAATAAAAATGGTTATCATCATTTAGCAAAAATGGCGTCGAAAGCATATACAGATGGTTTTTACTATGTGCCTCGTATTGATAAAGCGATTATTGAAGAATATAAAGAAGATTTGATTGTTTTATCTGGAAATTTGCAAGGTGAAGTTCCAAATAAAATTTTGAATCTTGGTGAAAAACAAGCCGAAGAGGCCTTGCTTTGGTGGAAAGAGCAATTTGGTGATGATTTTTACATCGAATTGATGCGTCATGGTCAAGAAGATGAAGATCGTGTCAACCAAACATTGCTTGCTTTTGCGCGCAAACACAATGTAAAAGTTGTCGCAACAAATAATACCTATTACATTAACCAAGACGATTCGAATGCCCACGATATTTTGTTGTGTGTACGAGATGCCGAGAAACAATCGACTCCTATTGGTCGTGGTCGTGGATTCCGTTTTGGTTTGCCAAATCAAGAATATTATTTTAAGTCGGAAGTAGAAATGAAACAATTGTTTCAAGACATTCCCGAAGCAATTATTAATATTCAAGAAATTGTTGATAAGATAGAAGAATACACGCTTTATCGAGATGTATTACTTCCAAAATTTGATATTCCCGAAGAATTTCATCACGCAGAAGATGATGAAGATGGAGGGAAAAGAGGTGAGAATGCTTATTTAAAACATTTAACCTACGAAGGTGCAAAAATTCGTTACCCAGAATTGACCGACGAAATTAAAGAACGTTTGGATTTCGAATTAGCCACAATTGAAAAAACAGGTTATCCTGGTTATTTCTTGATTGTACAAGATTTCATCGCAGCAGCTCGTAAAATGGGCGTATCGGTTGGTCCAGGTCGTGGTTCGGCGGCAGGATCAGCAGTTGCTTATTGTTTATGGATTACCAATTTAGATCCGATAAAATACGATTTACTTTTTGAGCGTTTCTTAAATCCAGACCGTGTATCTATGCCCGATATCGATATCGACTTTGATGATGAAGGACGATCATTGGTAATGGATTATGTGATTGATAAATATGGAGCAAATCAAGTAGCGCAAATTATCACATACGGAACAATGGCGGCTAAATCTTCGATAAAAGATACAGCACGTGTATTGGATTTACCATTATTTGATGCCAATCGTGTAGCAGGTTTAATTCCAAATATGAAATTGGCAAAGATTTTCAATTTAGATGATAATGCCTTAAAAGAATCCTTAAAACCAGAAGAATTTGATGCGGTAAGTGAATTAAAGCGTTTATCAAACGGAACTGATTTAGCTGCTGAAACTATTCAACAAGCTAAAATCTTAGAAGGTTCTGTACGTAATACGGGTATTCACGCGTGTGGAGTGATTATTACGCCAGATGATATCACCAATTTCGTTCCTGTAACAACTGCCAAAGATTCAGATTTATATGTGACTCAATTTGATAACTCGGTTGCAGAAAGTGCCGGATTATTGAAGATGGACTTCTTGGGGTTGAAGACCTTAACGTTGATTAAAGATACGATTAAGTTAGTGAAGGCAAGAACAGGAATCGAGATTGATCCTGATGAAATTCCGATTGATGACGAAAAAACATATGAGCTTTTCCAACGAGGTGAAACAGTTGGAGTTTTTCAATACGAGTCGCCTGGAATGCAAAAATATATGAAGGATCTTCGTCCAACTGTTTTTGCAGATTTAATCGCCATGAACGCCCTGTATCGTCCAGGTCCAATTGAATATATTCCGTCTTTCGTTCGTCGTAAAAATGGGGAGGAACCGATTACCTATGATTTGGATGCGATGGAAGAGTATTTATCAGAAACCTACGGGATTACTGTTTATCAGGAGCAAGTAATGTTGCTTTCGCAGAAATTAGCAGGATTCTCCAAAGGTGATGCCGATGTTTTACGTAAAGCGATGGGTAAAAAGCAAAAAGCAGTTCTGGATAAAATGAAACCAAAATTTGTGGAACAAGCGTCTGAAAAAGGACATGATCCGAAAATTTTAGAAAAAGTTTGGACAGACTGGGAAGCCTTCGCATCGTATGCATTCAACAAATCGCATTCAACATGTTATGCATGGGTAGCGTATCAAACAGCTTATCTGAAAGCACATTATCCAGCAGAATATATGGCGGCTGTTCTTTCAAATAATATGAATGATATCAAGCAAGTGACCTTCTTTATGGAAGAGTGTAAGCGAATGGGATTAGCTGTACTTGGACCAGATATCAACGAATCCATTACAAAATTTAATGTAAACGAAAATTACGAGATTCGTTTTGGAATGGGAGCTGTAAAAGGTGTTGGGCAAGCCGCAGTAAACTCGATAATTTCTGAACGTGAAGCAAATGGTCCGTTCAAAGATATATACGATTTTGTTAAACGTGTCGAATTGCGAACAGTGAACAAAAAAACAATCGAAAACTTAGTTTTAGCTGGAGGTTTTGATTCGTTTGAATTTCATCGTGGACGTTATTTTTATATCGAAAATACGACAACTAATTTGGAAAAATTAATCAAATACGGAGCAAACTTCCAAGAGCAAAAAAACTCTGCTCAAACCTCTTTATTTGGCGATTTTGGTGGCGATTCTGTGATAGAAGATGTAGTGCCGATGCTACCAGATTGCGAAAAATGGAACATGTTGCAACGTTTATCTAAAGAAAAAGAAGTGGTTGGGATTTATATTTCTTCTCATCCATTAGATGATTTCAAACATGAGCTGAAAATGGCTTCCAATTGTAGTATTTCGGATATTAATGCAAACGAGGATAATTTTGTCAATAAAGAAGTATCGATTTGTGGAATGATGTCAAATATTCAACATCGAATTGCGAAAAATGGAAATGAATTTGGTATTTTTACGTTCAGTGATTATACCGATTCCATGGATATTATGGTTTTTGGAGGAGATTATTTGAAATATAGACACTTTATGCAAGAGAATATGTTCTTGAATTTGAAATTGAATATCTCGAAAAAAGAATTCAAAGATAAAGAAGGAAACGTGACGCAAGGGCGAGTGTATAAAAATATCACGAATATTCTGTTGTTAAATGAAATTGTAGAAAAACAAGCCGAAAAAATGACGGTAAAGATTGAAGTTCCAGCATTTTCGGAAGAAACTTTTACCAAACTATCGGATATTATGTACAAATATCAAGGAGATAAATTATTGAAAATCCAACTAATTGATCCAAAAGATTATTTGAATAATTTAGATTTGCCAGCAGGTAAAATTAAAATAAATATTTGCCGAGATTTGTTAAAAGAATTAGATGAATTACAGGAGATTACATTTAAACTGAATTAA
- a CDS encoding RDD family protein produces the protein MNQEKYILRRVLAALIDYTIIIFITFFYLRNFGELNSEGAYSVSGLKTLPIIIFWFVYFCVFETVLNSTFGNLIVGLKPIDINTKKNVTIKQSFLRHLVDPIDMMFFGLIGIILIKNSETNQRLGDILAKTKVVKS, from the coding sequence ATGAATCAAGAAAAATACATTTTACGTAGAGTATTAGCTGCATTAATAGATTACACAATTATCATTTTTATTACTTTCTTTTATTTAAGAAACTTTGGAGAATTGAATAGTGAAGGAGCTTATTCTGTTAGTGGATTAAAAACTTTACCTATAATCATTTTTTGGTTCGTCTATTTTTGTGTTTTTGAAACAGTTCTAAATTCGACTTTTGGAAATTTAATTGTTGGATTGAAACCTATTGATATAAATACTAAAAAAAATGTTACAATTAAACAGTCTTTTCTTAGACATCTTGTCGATCCGATTGATATGATGTTTTTTGGATTAATTGGAATTATTCTGATTAAAAACTCTGAAACGAATCAAAGATTGGGCGATATTTTAGCAAAAACTAAAGTTGTTAAATCATAA
- a CDS encoding MerR family transcriptional regulator gives MNVDLPDKLYYSIGEVAKAFDVNASLIRFWEKEFEIIQPKKNAKGNRLFTKDDIQCFKNIYYLVKIKGYTLDGAKQAIGKKGVVKTKDEIDVVKRLENIKDELIKLKMSFESEEILEKDELN, from the coding sequence TAGACCTTCCTGACAAACTTTATTATTCGATAGGCGAAGTAGCCAAAGCTTTTGATGTAAATGCATCATTGATTCGTTTTTGGGAAAAAGAATTTGAAATAATTCAGCCTAAAAAGAATGCAAAAGGTAATCGATTATTTACTAAAGATGATATCCAATGTTTCAAGAATATTTATTATTTGGTCAAAATAAAAGGGTATACGCTCGATGGTGCAAAACAAGCAATTGGTAAAAAAGGAGTGGTCAAAACAAAAGATGAAATAGATGTTGTAAAACGTCTCGAAAATATTAAAGACGAACTCATCAAACTTAAAATGAGTTTTGAGTCGGAAGAAATTTTAGAAAAAGATGAACTGAATTAA